Proteins encoded within one genomic window of Diorhabda sublineata isolate icDioSubl1.1 chromosome 1, icDioSubl1.1, whole genome shotgun sequence:
- the LOC130450506 gene encoding cell division cycle protein 20 homolog, which produces MSQFKFWNDVNSLLNMDGPVTGPLPRWQRKKESGSSNTSSNNSSKLRSLSSSVLNSTKTPVKGADNDYQRSKTPSKTPKKNKTPTPNKGSRTPGGDRFIPSRSASNLDLAHLKLTQDESNTSDSPTHKGLQRAMSENLYGTDIANQRILAYKNKPPSAPEGFQNPLKVIYTQAKTPASIKTSSSRYIPHAPDRILDAPDIVDDFYLNLIDWGSNNVLAAALGSHVYLWNAGTGNIEQLLELEGNDYVCSLSWIQDGYCLAIGTTSGTVELWDCARSKKLRIMEGHSARIGSLAWNSYILSSGSRSGQIIHHDVRQRDHQVATLNGHTQEVCGLKWSPDGKYLASGGNDNVLNIWQTVSGGFYSNSTPLHTFTAHQAAVKALSWCPWQPHILASGGGTADRHIRFWNCNTGSCVNSVDAKSQVCALLWSTTYKEIISGHGFANNEIIIWKYPSMTKVTELTGHTARVLHLAMSPDGTTVLSAGADETLRLWKCFVAPIEKTKDAKKVKSKPSALKQSIR; this is translated from the exons atgtcccaatttaaattttggaacGATGttaatagtttattaaataTGGACGGTCCAGTTACTGGTCCATTACCTCGTTGGCAGAGAAAAAAAGAATCCGGTTCGTCGAATACTAGTTCTAATAATTCATCTAAACTAAGATCCCTATCATCTTCAGTTTTAAATTCGACTAAAACACCCGTTAAAGGTGCCGATAACGATTACCAACGTAGTAAAACACCTTCGAAGACTcctaaaaaaaacaaaacacctaCTCCTAATAAAG GTTCAAGGACACCTGGAGGAGACCGTTTTATTCCTTCTAGAAGTGCTAGTAACTTAGATTTAGCTCATTTAAAACTAACCCAAGATGAAAGTAATACATCTGATAGTCCTACACATAAAGGCCTTCAGAGAGCGATGTCTGAAAATCTTTATGGAACTGATATAGCAAATCAGAGGATCCTGGCTTATAAAAATAAACCTCCATCTGCCCCCGAAGGTTTTCAAAATCCCTTAAAAGTTATATATACACAAGCCAAGACGCCAGCTTCAATTAAAACTAGCAGTAGCAGATACATTCCCCACGCACCTGATAGAATACTGGATGCCCCTGATATAGTAGACGATTTTTACTTGAATTTGATTGACTGGGGCTCAAATAATGTTTTGGCAGCTGCTTTGGGCTCTCACGTTTATTTGTGGAATGCAG gCACAGGAAATATTGAACAACTGCTCGAATTGGAAGGCAATGATTATGTGTGTTCTTTATCTTGGATACAAGACGGATATTGCTTGGCAATAGGAACAACTAGTG GAACTGTTGAATTATGGGATTGTGCGAGATCTAAAAAACTTAGAATAATGGAAGGACATTCGGCTAGAATAGGTTCGTTAGCTTGGAATTCTTATATTTTATCCAGCGGTTCTCGCAGCGGTCAGATAATACATCACGATGTAAGACAAAGGGATCACCAAGTTGCTACATTAAATGGACACACTCAGGAAGTATGCGGATTAAAATGGTCTCCGGATGGAAAATATCTTGCTAGCGGTGGCAACGACAATGTCCTTAATATTTGGCAAACA GTTAGTGGAGGATTTTATAGTAACTCAACGCCATTACATACGTTTACTGCTCATCAGGCAGCAGTTAAAGCTCTATCTTGGTGTCCTTGGCAACCTCATATTTTAGCTAGCGGAGGCGGTACCGCTGATAGACATATACGATTTTGGAATTGCAATACAGGGAGTTGTGTAAACTCCGTCGACGCAAAATCACAAGTATGCGCATTGTTGTGGTCTACGACTTACAAAGAAATCATATCGGGTCATGGTTTTGCTAATAACGAAATTATAATATGGAAATATCCTTCAATGACGAAAGTGACTGAATTAACAGGGCATACGGCGAGGGTGTTGCATCTCGCGATGTCTCCGGACGGTACTACTGTTCTTTCCGCCGGCGCTGATGAAACATTGAGGTTATGGAAATGTTTCGTAGCACCGATAGAAAAAACTAAAGACGCCAAAAAAGTCAAATCGAAACCCAGTGCACTCAAACAATCTATTCGATAA
- the LOC130450524 gene encoding vacuolar-sorting protein SNF8 has protein sequence MRRGIGVGAIKKEKLEQERYKGKGNEIQENQFEQMTKQLEVFKTNLEDFATKHKNEIRKNPEFRKQFQEMCASIGVDPLSSGKGFWSVLGIGDFYYELAVQIVEVCLATNEKNGGLISLDELRTKLIKARGQNKSHQDITKDDLIRAAHKLKIFGNGFNVIPMGKDRYMVQSVPGELSMDHSTILQQAEKNFGSISSSYLCKELNWEQQRAEKALEHMINQGLAWLDSQHPEEYKYYFPSLYTACINSNA, from the exons ATGAGGAGAGGTATTGGCGTAGGAgctatcaaaaaagaaaaattagaacaGGAAAGATATAAAGGGAAAGGTAACGAAATACAAGAAAATCAATTCGAACAAATGACCAAACAATTGGaagtattcaaaacaaacttgGAAGATTTTGCTACAAAACATAAAAACGAAATTAGAAAGAATCCAGAGTTTAGGAAACAATTTCAG GAAATGTGTGCTAGCATCGGGGTAGATCCGTTATCATCCGGTAAAGGATTTTGGTCTGTATTGGGAATAGGCGATTTTTATTACGAATTAGCTGTACAAATAGTAGAAGTTTGTTTAGCTACAAACGAAAAAAACGGTGGTCTCATCAGCCTTGACGAATTAAGgacaaaactaataaaagcgAGAGGACAAAACAAATCTCATCAGGATATCACTAAAGATGACTTAATTAGAGCAGCacacaaactgaaaatatttggaaatggaTTCAACGTTATACCTATGGGTAAAGATAGATACATG gTTCAATCTGTACCCGGTGAACTTAGTATGGATCATTCGACTATACTACAACAAGCTGAAAAAAATTTCGGATCCATTTCGTCGTCATATTTATGTAAAGAATTAAATTGGGAACAACAGAGGGCCGAAAAGGCATTAGAACACATGATAAATCAAGGATTAGCTTGGTTAGATTCGCAACACCCCGAGGAATATAAATATTACTTTCCTAGTTTGTACACTGCTTGCATAAATTCAAATgcttaa
- the LOC130450511 gene encoding uncharacterized protein LOC130450511, producing the protein MGSHKKKRYESDSSSESDSSENSSSSEEKSNKKRSHKKQKHHSDDSDGEPNTKKKYVEHSDDSDSNKQRHRTSKRSDDNKLKRSEYDDKHRSNDNHRHKSAKKIRENDVGKYKKETHYRDKEYEDREKFRGDRKDDREYNRSRHNHRNRNREYNSNKRETYEDKYKKNGNSRGKRSGSFDHTNAKWGKPENETKPEKKDPTQKDKPNFGLSGKLTEETNTFRGVVIKYSEPPEARKPRRRWRLYPFKGEKALQTLYIHRESGYLIGRERKVVDLPVDHPSCSKQHAALQYRLVPFTRENGSTGKRVRPYLIDLDSANGTYINNKKIEPRKYYELFERDVIKFGYSSREYVLLHENSKDEALDDDVKVEEDDECEVKVKKEN; encoded by the exons ATGGGTTCTCACAAGAAAAAGAGATACGAATCGGATTCATCTAGCGAATCCGATTCGAGCGAAAATTCTTCTTCATCCGAAGAAAAATCTAACAAAAAGAGGAGCCATaaaaaacagaaacatcatTCAGATGATAGCGATGGCGAAccaaatacaaaaaagaaatatgttGAACATTCCGATGATTCCGACTCTAATAAACAGCGTCACAG AACGTCGAAAAGAAGCgatgataataaattaaaaagaagtGAATACGACGACAAACATAGGAGTAATGATAATCATAGACACAAAAGTGCTAAAAAAATACGAGAAAACGATgtaggaaaatataaaaaagagacTCATTATAGAGATAAAGAATACGAAGATAGAGAAAAGTTTAGAGGAGATCGAAAAGACGACAGGGAATATAATAGGAGCAGACATAATCATAGAAACAGAAACCGAGAATATAACAGCAATAAAAGAGAAACTTAtgaagataaatataaaaaaaatggaaatag tagGGGGAAAAGGAGTGGTTCTTTTGATCATACTAATGCCAAATGGGGTAAGCCAGAAAATGAGACTAAACCTGAGAAAAAGGATCCAACCCAAAAGGATAAACCTAATTTCGGATTATCAGGCAAATTAACAGAAGAAACTAATACATTTAGAGGGGTAGTTATCAAGTATAGCGAACCTCCGGAAGCGAGAAAACCACGAAGGAGATGGAGGTTGTATCCTTTTAAAGGAGAAAAAGCCTTACAAACTTTATACATACATAGAGAGAGTGGGTATCTTATTGGTAGGGAAAGAAAAGTTGTTGATTTACCTGTAGATCATCCATCTTGTTCTAAACAACATGCGGCTCTTCAGTATAGATTGGTACCATTTACTAGAGAAAATGGAAGTACAG GTAAAAGAGTGAGACCGTACTTGATAGATTTGGATTCGGCTAACGGGACttacattaacaataaaaaaatcgagCCTAGAAAATATTACGAATTATTCGAAAGAGATGTCATAAAATTCGGTTACAGTTCGAGGGAATACGTTTTATTACACGAAAACAGTAAAGATGAAGCTCTCGATGATGATGTAAAAGTGGAAGAGGATGATGAATGCGAGGTGAAAGTAAAAAAAGagaattga